The genomic stretch GATTGCAAGGCGGTTGTTACGGTCTTGTGACGGTTTCAACCGACTTTACCGTTTCAATGTGGCCAAAAGGAAAGGGCAGCGCGCATCAACCCTGGCTGTCGAGCCAGGCAAGCAGCGATCCGACGGATTTCTGACCGACATCGGCCATCATCTCCGGCGTCACCGCCTCCCAGGGGTCGCTTCCGGAAAACTCGCCTGCCGGCGCGGCTTCGCTGCCCTGGATGCGGTGAAGACGCAGGCCGTCCGAGCCGATCACGTCCCAGACATAGACGACAGAGACCCGGCCGTCGTCGTTGACGACCGAAAAATAGCCCTTGAGCGAGAGGTCTGCCGCCGTCTCGCCCATCGGCACGATGGTGAGGCCGGCCGCGCGCACGCTGTCGCCGAGGCGGGCCGAGAGCGGCTCGAGCTTGTCGGAAGGGGCGCCGATGATCGGCAGGAAGCGGACCGACTGGACGGTGGTGACCGACGCCGGCTGCTTTGCGGCAGGCGCGGCGGATGCGGCCTGTTGCGGCGGTGCCTGTTGCGTCATGGTCTCGGGCGCCGGGGTCTGTCGGGTCATTGCCGCTTGCCGAGGCGCGGCAGCCGCGGGCGGGGTTGCAGGCGCCGTTCCTGCAGGAGCCGCTGTTGAAGGCGCCAGGCCGAGTTGGTCTGCCTGCTGGCCGAAGGTGGAAGGCGCGCGACCGCGTCCGGGCGTGGCATCAAGCGCGGTGGCGGCCTCGTCCGTCGTGACCCGGGGGCTGCCCGGATTGCCGTAGGAGGGCGAGGCAGGAGCGGCAAGGCTCCGGCGGGCGACGCTTGCCTGCGGTGCGGCGGCGACCGGCGGCGGGTCTTGATAGGCTTGCGGCGCGGCATCGCCGACAGGGGCAGGGGGCGTCGACGCCACCGTCATCACGTCTGTGGCGGAACAGGCGGCAAGCAGGCCCGCAGCAAGGAGAATGCCTGCCATACGCATCATCTGACCACGCCCTTTCCGTTGAAAATACTGGCGATTTTCGGGAGAGGGGGCGGGTTTGTCAAACGCTGGCGACGATCATGCTTTATTTTGCGTAAAGGTCGAGGCCAAGCCTGGAAAGCGGTTTGGGATCGTCCTCGCCGGTCAGATAGGTGCGGCCGAGCGTCATTGCCGTTCCGCTGTCTGAATCCATGATGATGATGTGCACGAACAGCGACATGGACGGCAGGATCGGGTTCGGATTTCCGGCATGGAACATCTGGTGTTCCATCCAAGACGGGGCGAACCGCGCGCCGAGCGAATAGCCGCAGGCGTTCAGCCGGTGGCGCGAAAGACCGCGGGCATCCATGATCTCGGCGTGCTTGTCGAAGACGTCGCCGAAACTGTGTCCCGGCCGCAGCAATTCCTCGATCGCTTCCAGCGTTGCCTTCGCCGCGCCGAACAGCGCGTGATGACGGTCGCTCGGCTCACCGATCACCAGCGTGCGCATGGCCGCAACATGGTAATGCCCGGACACGCCCGCCCATTCGAGCGTCAGCTGGTCGTTCTCCGAGAGCCGGCGCCGGCCCGATTTGGCGCGGCACAAAAGTGCGCTCTCGCCCGAGCCGATGATGAAGTTGTTGGCCGGATAATCACCGCCGCCGGAAAGCACGGCGCCCTGCATCGCCGAAAGGATTTCGGCCTCGTCCGCGCCGGGCTTGACCAGCGGTAGCGCCGCATCGAAGGCGTCATCGCAAAGCACTGCGGCCTTTTCGATATGGGTGATCTCGGCCGGGCTCTTGATCAGGCGCAGATTCGAAACGAGATAGGACGCGTCCTCGAGCTGGCAGAACGTGGAGAGTTGCTGGTCGAGCAGATGGGCGGAGCGCCCGGTCATGCCGTGGGTGTCATACTCGACGCCGATGCGGCAGCCGAGCAGGTCGAGATCGGCCAGCATCTCCTTCAGGTCGCGGCTCGGGTCCGTCTGGCCTCGATCGACCCAGATGCGGATATCGGAGATGTTGGAGGTCTGGCGCGCCTGGCGGACGTCTGCCGAGCGGGTCAAAAGCGTCATCTTGCCGTCGGCTGTCACCGCAAGGCACTGGAAGAAGACGAAGCCGAACGTGTCGTAGCCGGTCAGCCAGTACATGCTTTCCTGCGCGAACAGAAGCACGGCATCGAGCTTCTTGGCGGCCATCGCGCTCTTCAGCCGCTCCAGCCTGTCGGCATATTCCTCATTGTCAAAGATCAGCGCCATATCTGTCTCCCCGGGCGTGCCTGGCACGCGATTGACGTTTAGGGCTCATGAAGCCGTTATCGAGATCGCCGAGATCTGGCGGCCGTAATCCGGCTCGCCGCGATGGGTGGAACGGCGATAGGAAAAGAAATCCTGCTCATTCTCATAGGTGCATTGCCCGATGATGTCGTGCGCAATTCCGGCGCGGTCAAGCCTCAGGCCTATGAAGCCGGCAAGGTCGAACAGGGCGTGGCCTTCCCGTCCGGAGGGCGAAAACAAGCGCGAAAACGCTGTGTCCGTCTCGGTGAAGCGGGCGACGAATTCCGGACCGACCTCGTAGGCGCGCCTGCCGATGCAGGGACCAAGGCTCGCGATTGTCGTGTCGCGGTTTGCGCCGAGCTTCGCCATGGCTGCAAGGGTCGCCTCGAGAACGCCGCTGAGCGCGCCGCGCCAGCCCGCATGGGCGGCGCCAATGATGCCGGCCTCCGTGTCGGCAAAGAGCACCGGGCCGCAATCGGCCGTCAGCACGCCGAGCACGAGACCCGGCGTTTTCGTCACCAGCGCATCGGCGCGCGGCCGCTCGCCGGCAAAGGGCACGTCGACGGCAATCGCCTCGGCCGAATGGCACTGGTGCAGATTGACGAGCCGGGCGGTCTCTTCACCGAACCAGCCGGCGACGCGGGCGCGGTTTTCCGAAACGTTTTCAGCCCGGTCGTCCGAACCCGCGCCACAATTGAGGCTCTCGTAGATGCCGGCGGATAGGCCGCCCCGGCGCGTGAAAAAACCGTGACGCACCGAGGTGCCGGCAAGCCTTGCGCCAAGGAGCGGGCTTTGAACCGGGGTAAGGTCTGCGGCGGTCTCGGCTGTATGGCCGGGCTGGAGCATCGGGCTATCCTGTCTCGCGTTTGGGCGGATGGTGGTGCGCGCGAAGCGCATTTGTCAATCCTCGCCGTCAAAGGGCAAGAGCGGCAACGGTCGGTTGGAGACGCATAATACTTTGAAAAGATTACCCATTTCTCCTTGTTTGTCACCGGCCAGCCGGCGCGCGGCTGCGACGATCTGCTGCTGGGTGACGAGGTCCTTGCCGCGGCCGAGGGCGGATGCGCGAGGACCAAGACCAAGTCCTGCCAGAAAAGCGCCCTGCATCATCATCGGATGAACATGAAGCCCTTCCTGCCGGGCGACAGCGGCAAGGGCGCCAAAATCCACATGGCTTGTCAGGTCCGCCTCGCCGGGATGCGCCAGGGGCGGATCAAAGGCGTGGTTGCGGATTGCCTGCAGCGTATCGCCGAAGCCGCTTGTCAGATGCCCGTAATCGATGATCAGCGCGCTGCCGCCCCCGGCCTTCAGCCTCTCGGCGAGTTGCGCCATCAGCGCCTCGCGCGCCGGCGCGGTCTCGAAGATCGCGCCGTCGGGCTGCGCCCGCCAGTCCGGCGGAAGGGCAGCCGGATCGAGCTTGGCCGGCGATATGCCGAAGCAAAGCGCGCCGTCATCGTCGAGCGTGACCACGCGCTCGAACAGACCGGACCTGGCCTTGACGAACTGGCGCGGCGCGATGGCGTCGAACAGTTCATTGGCGACGAACAGGGCAAAGCCTTCCGGCGCTTCGGCAAGACCGTCGATCCAGCAGATCTTGCCGACGTGCCGCTCAAGCCTTTCGGCCTGGCGCGCGCGGAGCGCCGGGCTCGTCTCCATCAAGGCGACGGCAAGCCCCGAATAGAGATCGGGGGCCAGCTTCAAAATGACATTCAGGATGTCCGCCATCATCGTGCCGCGTCCCGGTCCGCCTTCGATCAGCACCGTCTCCGGCGGCCGGCCGTGACGCTGCCAGGCCTGGATCAGGAAAATGCCGACGAGTTCGCCGAACAACTGGGAAATTTCGGGCGCGGTGGTGAAGTCGCCGCTGCGCCCCAGCGGGTCGCGGGTGATGTAGTAGCCATGATCGGGATCGGCGAGGCAGATGTTGAAATAGGTGCTGACCGGCATCGGGCCGCCGGTCTCGATGATCGTCCGGATCTTGCCGGCGAGCCTCGTCGTCACGATGCCTTGCCCGCGCCGTTCCGCGCCGCCATGCGGCCGGAATACCAGATGCCCCAGAGTCCGACGAGCAGCATGGGCAGGGACAGCACCATGCCCATGGTCAACCAGCCGCCGAAGAGATAGCCGATCTGCGGATCCGGCTCGCGGAAGAATTCAACGAAGATGCGCGACAGGGCATAAAGGCAGATGAAGAGGCTGCCGGTCAGGCCCGGACGCTTCAGCGTCAGAAAGGCCTGTGTCGCGATGAACAGTATGACAAGCGTCAGAAGGCCTTCGAGGCCGGCCTCGTAGAGCTGGCTCGGGTGGCGCGGCAGCGGTCCGGCGCCGGGAAAAACCATCGCCCAGGGAACGTCGCTTGACCGTCCCCAGAGTTCCGCATTGATGAAATTGGCGATGCGCCCGAAGAACAGGCCGACCGGCGTCACCGTCGCGACCAGGTCAAGCAGCGACCAGGTGTTGATGTCGTGTCTGCGCGAAAAGACGATCATCGCGACGATCATGCCGATCAGTCCGCCGTGGAAGGACATGCCGCCGTCCCAGACCTTGAAGAGCGCCAGAGGATGGGAAAGGAAGAAACCGGGGGCGTAAAAAAGCGCATAGCCCAGCCTCCCGCCGACGATGATCGCCAGCACCGACCAGGTGATGAAGTCGTCGAGCTTCGCGAGCGTCATCGGCCGCCGGCCGGCGGGCCAGAGCGCGTCCTTCCTCAAAAGCCAGCGGGCATAAAGCCAGCCGAGCAGAATGCCCGCGACATAGGCAAGTCCGTACCAGTGGACCTGCAGGGGGCCGAGGCGCACCGCCACCGGATCGATGGCGGGGAAGGGCATGGCGGCGAGCATGATATGGTCTGGCAGCAAGGCGTTAATTCCTCTATGGTCGGCGCGAAGATGGCGACATAATCCGGCGCGGTCAAGCTCGCCCGCGGCCAGGGCGCATGCAGATTCGCCGCGACCGGACTTGCGCCTTCAGCGCGGGCCCACTACCTCAGAGGAAAGCACCGCAGATGGTGCGTTAGGGCATTTTCCAAGGAGAAACCGACATGACATCCGGCACCACGCGCATCCTCGATGATCTGGCGAAACTGATGACCGATGCCGCCGGCTCGGTTCAAAGTGCCGGGAAAGACCTTGAAACGGCGGTCAAGGCGCAGGTGGAACGCTGGCTGAACAGCATGGACGTCGTCCAGCGCGAGGAATTCGACGCCGTGCGCGACATGGCGATCAAGGCGCGCGACGAGAATGACGCGCTGCGCGCCCGTATCGACGCGCTCGAGGCGAAGCTGGACGGGAAGGCCGGAGAATAACAAGGCGCTTTACGGCGTTCGTTCCGAAGGCGGGCTTCAGGTAGGTCGGTCTCGTCCGAGACTGACAGGACGACCGTCCGATCTGTCCGCAACGGCGGCGTTTTCGTCGGTCGTGGTCCGAGGAGGCAGGCAGCGCGCCCGCGCGCCGTTGCCTGTTTTTCTGCGGATGGTTTTGCCCCGTGTTTTGTTCCTGCCCGCTGCCGTGCACAGCTTCGGTCACCAGACAGGCCTCGGGACCGGACGAAAGCACGATGCGTAGATAAAATAGGTTAGAGTATCCGTTTTGCTCAAGCCCTCATTTGCGCCCATTTTCTGTCGTCGCGGATGAGTGCGTTTGCCAGTTCGATAAGCTTTCGCATGATTGCTGTCAGGGCGACTTTGGCGGGTTTTCCGGCGCCTTTCAGCGCCTCGTATTTTGCCCTCATCTGCGTGTTGAAGCGCATGGCGACGAGGGCGGGCATATAGAGGGCGTCGCGCAGGAACTTTCGTCCACCCTGAATGAAGGCCTTGCCGCGCCATTGGCCCGATTGTCGGGTCATGGGCGCCAAACCCGCAAGGCTGGCGATCTGCTTTCGGCCAAGCATGCCGATCTCGGGGCATTCGATCAGGATCGTTGACGCCGTCACCGGACCGATGCCGGGGATGGAGGTGAGGATGTCGCGCTTTCTCGCCTTGCCGTCATCCGCGCGCAGGCGCGTTTCGATCTCGTCCTGGATTGCCGCGAGCTGGCGCTCGATCTGGGCGATGCGCGCCTTTGAGTGCCGCTTCGTCAGGGAAAGCGTTTGCGTCTTGATGCGGTTGAGCAGCCGTGTGCGGTCCCTGACGAGAGCGGTGCGCTCGATCTGCAACTCCTTGAGTTCATGATCGGTTTCCTCCACTGGCGGGTCAGGCTGAAGGTCAAATGCATCCCCCATCAGCGCCAGCATGCGCGCATCGACGCGATCGGTCTTGGCGCGGCTGCCGCGTGCCTGGGCAAACCGTCGCGCCTGCAGCGGGTTGACCTTGACGAGCGGAAGATCAGAAGCGAGCGCGCATTCAAAGGCGCCGTGATAAGGACCGGTAGCCTCATAGACAATCCGGCTGATCGGGCTATCGCCAAGCCATCGCCGCAGGTCGTCAAAGCCTGCCTGTGTGTTGGCGAAAGCCCGATGCGCCCTGTCACTCAGGCGAAAGGCGTCGAGACGGCCTTTTGAAATATCGATACCGATGCTATCATTCATCATCTTCGCGTGTCCTATGCTTGTCATGCAGAGCCCAAAAGCTGCTGCGTATCCGTTCAGGCCTTGAGCGAAGACGGTGGCCGATCACACTCTAACACGGTCCATGTTCCTTGCGGTTCATGACCAACCCCCTACCGATCCGACCACCGCCACTGACCGCCGCGTGGAAGGCGGCTGTCAGTGGCTCTTCTTCGCAGAAAAGCCGGGAAAAATCATAAGACAAGCGTCCTTTGTGCATCCGAATGGAAGCACGGCGCTCTAGTTGCTGCCCGGCAGGCCAAGCTGGCCGCGCACGAGGGCGATGCCTTCCATACCCTTGCGGTTCCCCATTTCGGCCAGCGCCTCGAACACTTTCTGCGCGTCGAAATAGCGTCCGAGATTATAGTAGGCGTAGCCTCGGATGACCATCAGACCGGTCTCTTCCGGCGCAAGCTGGCTGCGCTGGTTGAGGATGAGCAGCGCATCCTGGTAGTGACCGCCCTGATAGGCGGCGATCGCGCGCTTCGTTAGGATCTGGACCTGCAGATTGAGCTGCCGCTCCGAACTCAGCGGCTCTTCGGCGGCGGCGACGGCGGCCTTGCTGGTCAGGCCCATGCGCAGATAGGCAAGCGACTGGCCGTAGGCGGCTTCTTCGCGGTTCTTCGCCGAGCTGGAGCCGAGCGCCGTCTCGAAGGCGCGCGCGGCTTCCATCGGCCGTTCCATGTCCATCAGGCACCAGCCCTGCCTGAGCGCCGCGTCGGGCGAAAGCCCTACGGCGGATCGGCCGCTCCAGCAGCTCCCCCCGGACGAGGATGACGATGTGGTCGTTCGCCGCGTCGTCGTTGTCGCAGGCGCTGCCGCGCGTGTCGTGGCTGCCGGCGTTGCGGTTGCGACCTGCGTCCCCGCAGGCAGTTGCGTGCCCGCCGGCAGGGTCGAGATGGTGACATTGTCACCGGCAGCGTTTGCCTGATTGAGGTAATAGGTGATCTCGAACTGTCTCAGATAGTCGCGGTTGATATAGGCCTGCTCGTCGAAGCGGTAGATCACGGTCTTGTCCGAAGGCTGACCGGTTGTGTAGAACGCGGCCTGCACCTGGGCCGCGGAGACGTTAAAACGGGTCTGCTCGGGCTCGAGCGCGGAGTTCAGCACCGTGACGGTCTGAACGCCGGTGATCGGGTCCGTCTGGATCATGGAGCGCGGTATGGTCAGTCGCTCTATCGCGCGCATGCGCGAGGCCGCCGTGCCGTCGCCGGCGATCGGCGGCGTTCCTGCTGCGGCGTTGCCGTAATAATACTCGTAATATTCCGGCACGTAATTGACCGGCGCGGTCTCGGCGTCCGCGCCTGCGAGCGGCTGCATGCCGGGCCCGTAAAGCGGGGCCGTCAGCGAAACGCCCGTTCCGGTCTGGCCCGGCGCGCCGGGCGCCGGAGCGGCGGCGCCGAGCGGCGTCTGCTGGCCGGTGGAAAGGTCGATTTCGGCAACGGGAACCGCGACGGTGCGCGTCGTGCCGTCCGTTTGCTCGAGCGCCGTCAGTTCGAACACGGTCGCCATCACGTTTTCGATCGTGGTGACCGGGGCGTTCGGATCGTTCAGCCAGGCGATGCGCTCCGAATAGGGGGCCCAGATGCGCTGCATCAGGTAGACGCCGGGCTTGTAGTTCATCCTGTTGAGCATCAGGGTCACGCCATAGGCCGCCGGCTCGTAATCGGGCTCCCACGAAAGGGCCGCCTCGAACCATTGCAGGGCCGCCAGCGGATCGCCGTAGTCGTTTGAATACCAGCCGAACTGCTGGGCCGCGGTCATGCTCTTGGCCTCGGTGACGACGTCGGCCATGCGCGAGAGCACCTCCTGGCTGTAGTCCTTGCGCGGAATGCGGCCGAGCATGTTGACGACGGCGTTCAGATAGGTGTCCATCGCCTCGGCAGAATCATTGCGCCAGGGATACATCACCGCCTCGGCTTCCTCGGCATTGTCCTGCTCGATCAGGATCAGGGCGAGGCCTTGCGAAATCTCGGCCGAATCCTCTTCCGATCGCGCCTTGCGGAACCATTCCTCCGCAGCGGACTCGCTGCCGCGCACGAGGAAGTACCAGGCCAGGAGTTCGCTATCCTTGGCATCCTGGCTGTCATTGGCAAGCTTTTCCATATGGGCGAGG from Martelella sp. AD-3 encodes the following:
- a CDS encoding Xaa-Pro peptidase family protein; the protein is MALIFDNEEYADRLERLKSAMAAKKLDAVLLFAQESMYWLTGYDTFGFVFFQCLAVTADGKMTLLTRSADVRQARQTSNISDIRIWVDRGQTDPSRDLKEMLADLDLLGCRIGVEYDTHGMTGRSAHLLDQQLSTFCQLEDASYLVSNLRLIKSPAEITHIEKAAVLCDDAFDAALPLVKPGADEAEILSAMQGAVLSGGGDYPANNFIIGSGESALLCRAKSGRRRLSENDQLTLEWAGVSGHYHVAAMRTLVIGEPSDRHHALFGAAKATLEAIEELLRPGHSFGDVFDKHAEIMDARGLSRHRLNACGYSLGARFAPSWMEHQMFHAGNPNPILPSMSLFVHIIIMDSDSGTAMTLGRTYLTGEDDPKPLSRLGLDLYAK
- the pgeF gene encoding peptidoglycan editing factor PgeF, whose product is MLQPGHTAETAADLTPVQSPLLGARLAGTSVRHGFFTRRGGLSAGIYESLNCGAGSDDRAENVSENRARVAGWFGEETARLVNLHQCHSAEAIAVDVPFAGERPRADALVTKTPGLVLGVLTADCGPVLFADTEAGIIGAAHAGWRGALSGVLEATLAAMAKLGANRDTTIASLGPCIGRRAYEVGPEFVARFTETDTAFSRLFSPSGREGHALFDLAGFIGLRLDRAGIAHDIIGQCTYENEQDFFSYRRSTHRGEPDYGRQISAISITAS
- a CDS encoding class I SAM-dependent methyltransferase — its product is MTTRLAGKIRTIIETGGPMPVSTYFNICLADPDHGYYITRDPLGRSGDFTTAPEISQLFGELVGIFLIQAWQRHGRPPETVLIEGGPGRGTMMADILNVILKLAPDLYSGLAVALMETSPALRARQAERLERHVGKICWIDGLAEAPEGFALFVANELFDAIAPRQFVKARSGLFERVVTLDDDGALCFGISPAKLDPAALPPDWRAQPDGAIFETAPAREALMAQLAERLKAGGGSALIIDYGHLTSGFGDTLQAIRNHAFDPPLAHPGEADLTSHVDFGALAAVARQEGLHVHPMMMQGAFLAGLGLGPRASALGRGKDLVTQQQIVAAARRLAGDKQGEMGNLFKVLCVSNRPLPLLPFDGED
- the lgt gene encoding prolipoprotein diacylglyceryl transferase, whose amino-acid sequence is MLAAMPFPAIDPVAVRLGPLQVHWYGLAYVAGILLGWLYARWLLRKDALWPAGRRPMTLAKLDDFITWSVLAIIVGGRLGYALFYAPGFFLSHPLALFKVWDGGMSFHGGLIGMIVAMIVFSRRHDINTWSLLDLVATVTPVGLFFGRIANFINAELWGRSSDVPWAMVFPGAGPLPRHPSQLYEAGLEGLLTLVILFIATQAFLTLKRPGLTGSLFICLYALSRIFVEFFREPDPQIGYLFGGWLTMGMVLSLPMLLVGLWGIWYSGRMAARNGAGKAS
- a CDS encoding accessory factor UbiK family protein, with the protein product MTSGTTRILDDLAKLMTDAAGSVQSAGKDLETAVKAQVERWLNSMDVVQREEFDAVRDMAIKARDENDALRARIDALEAKLDGKAGE
- a CDS encoding IS110 family transposase gives rise to the protein MMNDSIGIDISKGRLDAFRLSDRAHRAFANTQAGFDDLRRWLGDSPISRIVYEATGPYHGAFECALASDLPLVKVNPLQARRFAQARGSRAKTDRVDARMLALMGDAFDLQPDPPVEETDHELKELQIERTALVRDRTRLLNRIKTQTLSLTKRHSKARIAQIERQLAAIQDEIETRLRADDGKARKRDILTSIPGIGPVTASTILIECPEIGMLGRKQIASLAGLAPMTRQSGQWRGKAFIQGGRKFLRDALYMPALVAMRFNTQMRAKYEALKGAGKPAKVALTAIMRKLIELANALIRDDRKWAQMRA
- a CDS encoding tetratricopeptide repeat protein codes for the protein MRLTYIALTAGAIALIGAIGMSGPGRELPLTRAKAQSADGFQQAYDQIIENDTPAAAPPEPRFTPVTEAQAQEPSENLRNLSSNAQPPQGDAVTEITRGQTETAPPQEPATPAVDESALRYFAQQGDLQRLQAEISRLRSLYPNWTPPANPLAVEDGEDEQLNAMWAAYAKGDYAEVHQLIRDRRAEEPDWSPPADLVNRLHIAETRTKLLAAAEDGNWEDVIDYASQAPSLLTCAEINVLWQVGEAFAQTDKLSRAMDAYTYILKNCDNPEERLATMQKAMAFMPYDDMKTLLGFERQDDDGKGEFQEIRDALLRDRFAQAGEDKTIVVSPDDLAHMEKLANDSQDAKDSELLAWYFLVRGSESAAEEWFRKARSEEDSAEISQGLALILIEQDNAEEAEAVMYPWRNDSAEAMDTYLNAVVNMLGRIPRKDYSQEVLSRMADVVTEAKSMTAAQQFGWYSNDYGDPLAALQWFEAALSWEPDYEPAAYGVTLMLNRMNYKPGVYLMQRIWAPYSERIAWLNDPNAPVTTIENVMATVFELTALEQTDGTTRTVAVPVAEIDLSTGQQTPLGAAAPAPGAPGQTGTGVSLTAPLYGPGMQPLAGADAETAPVNYVPEYYEYYYGNAAAGTPPIAGDGTAASRMRAIERLTIPRSMIQTDPITGVQTVTVLNSALEPEQTRFNVSAAQVQAAFYTTGQPSDKTVIYRFDEQAYINRDYLRQFEITYYLNQANAAGDNVTISTLPAGTQLPAGTQVATATPAATTRAAAPATTTTRRTTTSSSSSGGSCWSGRSAVGLSPDAALRQGWCLMDMERPMEAARAFETALGSSSAKNREEAAYGQSLAYLRMGLTSKAAVAAAEEPLSSERQLNLQVQILTKRAIAAYQGGHYQDALLILNQRSQLAPEETGLMVIRGYAYYNLGRYFDAQKVFEALAEMGNRKGMEGIALVRGQLGLPGSN